The following nucleotide sequence is from Nitrospira sp..
AGCCCCTTCCGGCCTCGACTGTGACTCCTCAATCTTCGCTAACTCGAACAAAACATGATCTTTGTTCAAGGCTCCTGGAATCTCAAGGATTCCGGTGAAGGCTTTGACCGCCTGGTCTCGATCGCCCTTGGCCAAAAAGGCATAGGCGAGCCGTTGTTGGACGAGCCCCAGAAGCGAGGTATTCGAACTGTAGAGCAGCATGAAGCGCTTATAGGTTTCAATACCGGCATCGACCTGATTCGCAAGGACTTGGGCGTTCCCGAGGTGGAACAGCGCCACAGGCGCCACAGGACTCCGCGGGTATTGGTCGACGACTTGCTGATAGAGGTTGATCGCCTGCGTCAGCTGTTCCTGACTTTTTTTCGGGTCGTCAGCGGGCCGATTGAGATAATGCAGCGTGGCTTCCTGGTCGAGTTCCCTGGCCTTCAAGGTTGATTGGTAGTCGTACCAGATCACGCCTGCAACCACGGCCCCCGCAACCAACACCACCCCCACCCCAACCAACAACGCACGCCGCTGCTCCTGCAACACATGCAGAAACCGGTCGACGCCACTGATCAAGTGGGCTTCGTCGAGTGGATCCTCTTTTTCAGGAACTCTGATGCGATAACTCATGGACGGGAAGTCGTCTCGTTGAGCAACAAGAAACGGTCGTTTCTGAGAACCGTCCGCCTTATACTAGGGACCACTCAGGCTTGTCAAATAGGAGGCTCCCGTCAGAGGCTCACCGTCCGATGTTCGAACAGCATCTGCAAAAACTCCAGGATCACCACCTCCTTCGCCGGCTTCGCACTATCGCCTCTGCGACAGGACCGACAGTGGTGCTGGAGGGGCGTGAAGTTCTTCTGCTGTCATCAAACAATTACCTCGGGTTAGCCACTCACCCTTCTGTCGTGGCGGCAGCAATCGCGGGCACACGGCAATTCGGCGCCGGCGCCGGCGCAGCCCGCCTGGTCTGCGGCAGCCTGACGCCTCATCAGGCACTGGAAGCCGCACTCGCCCGGTTTAAAGGCACCGAGGCGGCGCTGACCTTCGCCGCCGGGTATCTTGCCAATATCGGGGTCATTCCTACCCTGATTGGAAAAGAAGGATTCATCCTCGCCGACCGCTTATGCCACGCCAGCCTGATCGACGGCTGCCGCCTCAGCGGGGCCACGTTTCGCGTGTATCACCATTGTGACATGCATCACCTGGAGCGGTTGCTGGCCCGTCGTCCCGCAGGCAAACCCACGCTGATCGTCACCGATGGGCTCTTCAGCATGGACGGCGACATTGCGCCGATGCAGGACATTACACAGCTGGCCGAACGGTACGGTGCCATGATCTATGTCGACGATGCACATGGCACCGGCATCCTGGGACGCACAGGACGAGGCACCTTGGAGCATTGCGAGGTCGAATCCCGCGTGCCCTTCCACATGGGAACCCTGAGCAAAGCCCTCGGAAGTTCGGGAGGCTACCTAACCGGTTCCGCGTCTTTCATTGCCTATCTGGTGAATACCTGCCGGAGCTTTACCTATACGACTGCGCCGACACCGGGCAGCGCCGCTGCCGCGGCTGCCGCGCTTGAGATCATCGAACAAGAACCGGAGCGACGTGTCCGGTTATGGGAAAATCGCGCACAGCTGGCACAGGGACTTCTTCAGCTCGGCTTTCAACTGGCCGCATCGGCCAGCCCGATCCTACCCATCATCGTCGGCGATCCTGATCGCGCCATGACGATGGCTCAGTCGCTCCTCGATCACGGGGTGTACGCTCCAGCGATTCGCCCTCCAACCGTCCCCCCCGCAACCAGCAGAATTCGTCTCACCATCACCGCCGATCACACCACCGAGCAGATCGATCGCGCCCTTGCACTCCTTAAACAGGCCGGGCGCGCCATCAATCTGATTTGATCGAACACTCGACCTGGCGAACCGCTGAAGGCCCTCGCTTCCAGCCCCGTTTCTTCTGGATATTTTCTTGATTTCCCCCCTTCCTATGGCATGATCGAAACAGTTCCACGAGCCATGATTGTGCGATTCATCCCTACACTTGTTTCCTACACTGTTTCTTAACTCATATGGAGTGTTCCGATGATTGATATCTCCAAACTGTTGACCTTTGGCGTCCAGCAGGGAGCCTCGGACTGCCACATCAGCGCCGGCGAGCCGCCGATGATTCGCCTGCACGGCGACTTGAAGAAACTCGACCACCCTCCCCTGACACAGGATGAAACCCACGCGCTCATCTATGACATGATGAGCGATGCACAGCGCAAGAATTTCGAAGAACATCGGGAATGCGACTTCTCCTTCGACCTCGGCGACATCGCCCGTTTCCGGGTGAACGTGTTCGTCCAAGGCCGCGGGTTGGGCGCCGTCTTCCGGACCATTCCCACCGAGATTCTGCCGCTCGAAAAGTTGGGCATGCCCCCCATTCTCCGGCAGCTCTGCGACCGGGAAAAGGGCCTGATCCTGGTGACTGGGCCGACCGGCTCAGGAAAATCCACCACGCTCGCCGGCATGATCGACTATCTCAACAACACCTTCGAGGGCCACATTCTCACGATCGAAGATCCGGTGGAGTTTGTGCACAAATCAAAAAAATGTCTGGTGAACCAGCGAGAGCTGGGCGTGCACACCTTGTCATTTGCCAATGCGCTGCGTGCCGCGCTCCGCGAAGACCCCGATATCATTCTCGTCGGTGAAATGCGGGATCTGGATACGATCCAACTGGCCTTAACCGCCGCCGAAACCGGACACCTGGTGTTCGCCACCCTCCACACCTCCAGCGCGCCGAAAACCATTGACCGCATCATCGACGCGTTCCCGCCGAATCAGCAGGCACAGGTCCGTGCGCAGCTGTCGGAAACGCTGGAAGCGGTGTTGACGCAAACGCTGCTTAAGAAGAAGAGCGGCGGCCGCATCGCTGCGGTGGAAATCATGGTGGGAACCACGGCCGTACGAAACCTCATTCGCGAAGGCAAGCTGCATCAGATTCCCGGTATCATGCAGGCCAGCCAGAAAGACGGCATGCAGACCATGGACATGGCCTTGATCGATCTGGCCACGCGCGGCCTCGTCACCAAAGCCGAAGCCCAGTCGCGCAGCATGAATCCCAACCTGTTCAATGCGGCCGGCGCTGCCTAACCAGGCGTCGTATCGGTTACCGTTCTGAGCGAGTAACAGAAGAGGCATGCCATGGAAGTTCGCACACTCCTCGAAGTGATGGTCAAACAAGAGTCCTCCGACCTCTATCTGACCGTCGATGCGCCCCCCATCTACCGCATCCATGGCTCGACGCATCGAACCGATGCCCCACCCTTCACCAACGAGCAGTTGGAATCGTTGGCGCTCGCGCTCATGCGGGGACAACAACGGGGCGAATTCGAGGAGAAGATGGAGATGAACCTGGCCTTGTATTACAAGGACCTGGGACGTTTCCGCGTGAATATCTTCCGCCAAAAGGGCAACGTCGGGCTGGTGTTCCGGCACATCAAGGCGGAGATCATGACGGTGGAGCAGTTGGATCTGCCACCCATCGTCAAAGATATCGCCATGACGAAACGAGGGTTGGTGCTCGTCGTCGGCGCCACGGGATCAGGAAAGTCCACGACCTTGGCCGCGATGATCGATCACCGGAACACGGTGCATGCGGGACACATCATCAGTGTGGAAGATCCGATTGAGTTCGTTCATCACCACAAGAAATCGATCGTGACCCAGCGCGAAGTCGGTTTCGATACCCATTCATTCGGCAACGCGCTCAAGAACACGCTGCGGCAGGCTCCGGACGTG
It contains:
- a CDS encoding tetratricopeptide repeat protein; translated protein: MSYRIRVPEKEDPLDEAHLISGVDRFLHVLQEQRRALLVGVGVVLVAGAVVAGVIWYDYQSTLKARELDQEATLHYLNRPADDPKKSQEQLTQAINLYQQVVDQYPRSPVAPVALFHLGNAQVLANQVDAGIETYKRFMLLYSSNTSLLGLVQQRLAYAFLAKGDRDQAVKAFTGILEIPGALNKDHVLFELAKIEESQSRPEGAIAHYQDLMKNYPNSPFTSEAAVRVKVLEVKKTPETPAAATPPAPAASAPAPQPEKPAKAASGKSAAPAAKKKPQP
- the bioF gene encoding 8-amino-7-oxononanoate synthase, translating into MFEQHLQKLQDHHLLRRLRTIASATGPTVVLEGREVLLLSSNNYLGLATHPSVVAAAIAGTRQFGAGAGAARLVCGSLTPHQALEAALARFKGTEAALTFAAGYLANIGVIPTLIGKEGFILADRLCHASLIDGCRLSGATFRVYHHCDMHHLERLLARRPAGKPTLIVTDGLFSMDGDIAPMQDITQLAERYGAMIYVDDAHGTGILGRTGRGTLEHCEVESRVPFHMGTLSKALGSSGGYLTGSASFIAYLVNTCRSFTYTTAPTPGSAAAAAAALEIIEQEPERRVRLWENRAQLAQGLLQLGFQLAASASPILPIIVGDPDRAMTMAQSLLDHGVYAPAIRPPTVPPATSRIRLTITADHTTEQIDRALALLKQAGRAINLI
- a CDS encoding type IV pilus twitching motility protein PilT, which translates into the protein MDISKLLTFGVQQGASDCHISAGEPPMIRLHGDLKKLDHPPLTQDETHALIYDMMSDAQRKNFEEHRECDFSFDLGDIARFRVNVFVQGRGLGAVFRTIPTEILPLEKLGMPPILRQLCDREKGLILVTGPTGSGKSTTLAGMIDYLNNTFEGHILTIEDPVEFVHKSKKCLVNQRELGVHTLSFANALRAALREDPDIILVGEMRDLDTIQLALTAAETGHLVFATLHTSSAPKTIDRIIDAFPPNQQAQVRAQLSETLEAVLTQTLLKKKSGGRIAAVEIMVGTTAVRNLIREGKLHQIPGIMQASQKDGMQTMDMALIDLATRGLVTKAEAQSRSMNPNLFNAAGAA
- a CDS encoding PilT/PilU family type 4a pilus ATPase, yielding MEVRTLLEVMVKQESSDLYLTVDAPPIYRIHGSTHRTDAPPFTNEQLESLALALMRGQQRGEFEEKMEMNLALYYKDLGRFRVNIFRQKGNVGLVFRHIKAEIMTVEQLDLPPIVKDIAMTKRGLVLVVGATGSGKSTTLAAMIDHRNTVHAGHIISVEDPIEFVHHHKKSIVTQREVGFDTHSFGNALKNTLRQAPDVILIGEIRDTETMEAAITFAETGHLCLGTLHSNNANQSIERIMNFFPVERHAQIYLQLSLNLRAIISQRLIPSLDNRRVPALEIMLDTPRIKDLIKRSEIDTLKEAMEQGIDEGCQTFDHVLLQLYKAGKISIEQALINADSANNLRLKIKLAGLKGDEAVAALLDKNDREEKGFQIQGQMGQGAGKKR